The proteins below are encoded in one region of Peribacillus muralis:
- the cotJC gene encoding spore coat protein CotJC, giving the protein MWVYEKKLQYPVKVRNCNPRLAKYLIEQYGGADGELAAALRYLNQRYTIPDKVIGLLTDIGTEEFAHLEMIATMIYKLTKDATPQQMAEAGLGDHYVNHDSALFYHDAAGNPWTATYIQAKGDPIADLYEDIAAEEKARATYQWLIDISDDPDINDSLRFLREREIVHSMRFREAVEILKDEQGKKKFF; this is encoded by the coding sequence ATGTGGGTATATGAAAAAAAACTGCAATATCCGGTTAAGGTGAGGAACTGCAACCCGAGATTGGCAAAATATTTAATAGAACAATACGGGGGTGCCGATGGTGAGTTGGCAGCCGCCCTTCGTTACTTAAATCAGCGCTACACGATTCCAGACAAAGTGATTGGCCTTTTAACCGATATTGGAACGGAAGAATTCGCACACCTGGAAATGATCGCTACGATGATTTATAAACTCACGAAAGACGCTACGCCACAACAGATGGCTGAAGCAGGACTTGGAGATCATTATGTTAACCATGACAGTGCACTTTTTTATCACGATGCCGCAGGAAACCCATGGACTGCCACATATATCCAAGCTAAAGGCGATCCCATTGCCGACCTATACGAAGATATTGCCGCTGAAGAGAAGGCGCGGGCCACGTATCAATGGTTGATTGACATTTCAGATGATCCCGATATCAATGATTCCCTTAGGTTTTTACGCGAAAGGGAAATTGTCCATAGCATGAGATTTAGAGAGGCCGTGGAGATTTTAAAAGATGAACAAGGGAAAAAGAAGTTTTTTTGA
- a CDS encoding ATP-binding protein, whose product MKLNPYITKSLSRQVVSLMTGCIILFIAGTGILFFQLQSLHAEYIHHRQTIVEKQLLVEDILDQYHTVFLNSASKNVVNNEEVKEQAVQEETSIRKKMEQFKAIATSKEDRNMSNRLEAFSDYYFSEHLPSFRASPENMGGTQISAQISDFRSLIKSYLGNLTEKRDENVKDLTKEQSILQGVFVGFVLIFLVIFLFIIRSIIRNIGKPLADFSAAANEIAAGRDAVITVNESRKDELGVLSIAFKKMVSSVQEKEQELMAHNEELLAQQDELQAQQNELQVTLGIIRDNEQKLTRRNELINGISSTLNKNEVLKSIVFNMSKIISADRGMIALVHEDASSSFGISENGVKQFRNNIHSGLNYRLLKEKKPFTIKREQLDAEKGYHENTNYSYDLYLPVLSTFQEVDAIMVFSRYGTPFTDQEVEECETLAKQISTSLDKIKLYEQTEGNRRLNQDILNTIKEGIQLIDQDGKVVQVNQPFCDIYKAGSTPEQIIDLTWEKWSAEMSDQTEGDRFLRSLDEAIQHLEEANHEQRSFTFKKKETNQVIKVYFEALRYREEGFGTILVYRDITKEYEVDQMKSEFVSTVSHELRTPLASVLGFTELMLNKPLKPERQTKYLQTIYNEAKRLTALINDFLDVQKMESGKQIYEKKYVEILPLIQKVIEHLEINTEHHDIQLQIETSDLMILGDRIKIEQAFTNLLSNSIKYSPDGGRILVRVHTRNDMLSIDIEDEGLGIPKESLPHLFQKFYRVDNSDRRRIGGTGLGLAIVDEIIKSHGGQVTVVSQYGQGSTFTISLPRVTQKGMGSNHDGQSIKLSYEIMVIEDDINLAELLKYELMDSGFHVNYFNSGRKAFQELKKSPPDAIVLDILLEEGEMDGWGILRELKVSAGLKEIPVFISTALDEREKGLSLGAKDYLVKPYKPSQLSKVIMHTLLSNSKKGQILIPHSCNEDEQV is encoded by the coding sequence ATGAAGCTGAATCCATACATTACTAAAAGTCTATCCAGGCAAGTCGTGTCATTGATGACAGGGTGCATCATCCTTTTTATTGCCGGAACAGGTATCTTATTTTTCCAATTACAGTCTTTACACGCTGAATATATCCATCACAGGCAAACCATTGTCGAAAAACAATTATTAGTGGAAGATATACTCGACCAATATCATACAGTCTTTTTAAATAGCGCGTCCAAAAATGTAGTGAATAATGAGGAAGTGAAGGAACAAGCAGTCCAAGAGGAAACTTCAATCAGGAAAAAAATGGAGCAGTTCAAGGCGATTGCCACTTCCAAGGAGGATAGGAACATGTCCAATAGGCTTGAGGCATTTTCCGATTATTATTTTAGCGAACATCTCCCATCCTTCAGGGCTTCTCCCGAAAACATGGGCGGCACACAAATCTCCGCACAAATTTCGGATTTTCGCAGCTTGATAAAATCATATTTAGGCAATCTGACGGAGAAGCGTGATGAAAATGTGAAGGATCTTACAAAAGAACAATCCATCCTTCAAGGAGTTTTTGTCGGGTTCGTTTTAATTTTCTTAGTCATCTTCCTATTCATTATCAGATCGATAATCAGGAATATTGGGAAGCCGCTTGCCGATTTCTCTGCAGCAGCCAATGAAATCGCTGCTGGTCGGGATGCTGTCATTACCGTCAATGAAAGTCGCAAGGATGAGCTAGGGGTTTTGTCGATTGCCTTTAAAAAAATGGTATCCAGCGTACAGGAAAAAGAGCAGGAATTGATGGCGCATAATGAAGAGTTGCTGGCGCAGCAAGATGAGCTCCAGGCCCAGCAAAATGAACTGCAAGTTACGCTAGGCATCATAAGGGATAATGAACAGAAGCTGACAAGGAGAAATGAATTAATCAATGGAATATCCTCCACTTTAAATAAGAACGAAGTATTAAAGAGCATTGTCTTTAATATGAGCAAGATTATTTCGGCTGATCGGGGAATGATTGCTTTAGTACATGAAGATGCCTCTTCGTCATTTGGAATTTCGGAAAATGGCGTGAAGCAATTCCGCAACAATATCCACAGTGGCTTGAATTATCGTTTGCTAAAAGAAAAGAAACCATTCACGATAAAAAGGGAACAATTGGACGCAGAGAAAGGGTATCACGAAAATACGAATTACAGCTATGATTTGTATCTTCCCGTTTTATCCACGTTTCAGGAGGTGGACGCAATCATGGTGTTTAGCAGATATGGAACACCCTTTACCGATCAGGAGGTGGAAGAATGCGAAACGCTAGCGAAGCAGATCTCGACGTCGCTTGACAAAATCAAGCTATACGAGCAAACCGAAGGGAATCGAAGGTTAAATCAAGACATTCTTAACACGATTAAGGAAGGCATCCAGTTAATCGATCAGGATGGAAAAGTCGTTCAGGTCAATCAGCCTTTCTGCGATATTTATAAAGCCGGTTCCACCCCAGAACAGATCATTGACCTGACCTGGGAAAAGTGGAGTGCCGAGATGTCTGATCAAACGGAAGGAGACAGATTTTTACGTTCTTTGGATGAAGCGATTCAGCATCTTGAAGAAGCCAATCATGAACAACGGAGCTTTACATTTAAAAAGAAAGAGACGAATCAGGTCATAAAGGTATATTTTGAAGCTTTGCGCTATCGTGAAGAGGGTTTTGGCACTATTTTGGTTTACCGGGACATTACAAAGGAATATGAAGTGGATCAAATGAAATCCGAGTTCGTCAGTACGGTCAGCCACGAATTGAGGACTCCGCTTGCTAGTGTTCTTGGTTTCACCGAATTGATGCTGAATAAACCCTTGAAGCCCGAGAGGCAGACAAAATATCTGCAGACAATTTACAATGAAGCGAAACGCCTTACAGCACTTATCAATGATTTTCTTGATGTTCAAAAAATGGAATCCGGCAAACAAATCTATGAAAAAAAATATGTCGAAATCCTTCCATTGATTCAGAAGGTAATTGAGCATCTTGAAATTAATACAGAACACCATGATATACAACTCCAAATTGAAACTAGTGACTTGATGATTTTAGGAGATCGGATTAAGATTGAACAGGCCTTTACCAACCTACTAAGCAATTCCATCAAATATTCTCCTGATGGAGGAAGGATATTGGTCCGTGTTCATACAAGGAATGATATGCTTTCCATAGACATCGAGGATGAGGGGCTAGGAATCCCAAAAGAATCACTGCCTCATTTATTTCAGAAGTTTTATCGTGTCGATAATTCAGATCGCCGCAGAATCGGAGGGACAGGCCTGGGGTTGGCCATCGTTGATGAAATCATCAAATCACACGGCGGTCAGGTGACGGTGGTATCACAGTACGGACAAGGGAGCACGTTTACCATTTCTTTACCGAGAGTTACCCAAAAGGGGATGGGCTCGAATCATGATGGACAGTCGATAAAACTGAGCTATGAAATCATGGTCATTGAGGATGATATAAATTTGGCGGAATTATTGAAATATGAATTGATGGATAGCGGCTTTCATGTGAATTATTTCAATAGTGGAAGGAAAGCCTTCCAGGAGCTGAAAAAATCTCCGCCTGACGCCATTGTGCTGGATATCTTGCTTGAAGAAGGAGAGATGGACGGGTGGGGAATCTTAAGGGAGTTAAAAGTATCCGCTGGCTTGAAGGAAATCCCGGTTTTCATATCGACCGCACTTGATGAAAGGGAAAAGGGGCTCTCCTTAGGTGCCAAGGATTATTTAGTTAAGCCATATAAGCCAAGCCAATTATCGAAAGTGATCATGCATACGTTGTTAAGCAATAGTAAAAAAGGGCAAATCTTGATACCGCATTCCTGTAATGAAGATGAGCAGGTATAA
- a CDS encoding CvfB family protein, whose amino-acid sequence MQKIQAGMAVELEVERKADFGWFLTDGSEDVLLHHNETNEGTELEIGDSVTVFIYHDKQARLTATMKIPDIQIDRYGWAEVVNVKRKLGVFVNIGLSKDILVSLDDLPNIDRLWPEVGDRLYVSLKTDRNDRLFGKLATEDVIQEIAEKAPLKGVRNTTVSGNVYRLLMVGSFFVSQEGYRCFIHESERKEEPRLGELVEGRVIDSKEDGTLNVSLIPFKQDLMGEDADVIFTYLMNRGGAMPYGDKTPPDEIQFHFGLSKGAFKRALGKLMKEDKIYQEDGWTYSSDRK is encoded by the coding sequence ATGCAAAAAATTCAGGCCGGTATGGCTGTCGAGTTAGAAGTGGAACGTAAGGCGGATTTTGGCTGGTTTTTAACTGACGGTTCAGAAGATGTGTTACTTCATCATAATGAAACGAATGAAGGAACGGAGCTTGAGATTGGCGATTCGGTGACGGTATTCATCTACCATGATAAACAAGCAAGACTTACGGCTACAATGAAAATCCCTGACATTCAAATCGATCGATATGGATGGGCGGAAGTTGTCAACGTGAAAAGGAAGCTAGGGGTGTTCGTGAACATCGGACTCTCCAAAGATATACTTGTATCTCTTGATGATCTTCCGAATATTGACCGCTTGTGGCCTGAGGTAGGCGATCGGCTTTATGTATCCTTGAAGACGGATCGCAATGACCGCTTGTTCGGTAAGCTTGCAACGGAGGATGTAATCCAGGAGATTGCCGAGAAGGCCCCATTAAAAGGAGTTCGTAATACAACCGTGAGCGGTAACGTCTATCGGCTGCTTATGGTCGGTTCGTTCTTTGTTTCACAGGAAGGCTATCGCTGCTTCATTCATGAAAGTGAACGCAAGGAGGAGCCTCGCCTTGGGGAATTAGTGGAAGGCCGCGTCATAGATAGTAAAGAAGATGGGACGCTGAACGTCTCTCTAATCCCGTTTAAACAAGATTTAATGGGCGAAGATGCCGATGTCATTTTTACGTATTTAATGAATCGTGGCGGAGCGATGCCTTATGGGGATAAAACCCCACCAGATGAGATTCAATTTCACTTCGGTTTAAGCAAGGGAGCGTTCAAACGTGCTCTTGGCAAACTAATGAAGGAAGACAAGATATATCAGGAAGATGGCTGGACTTATTCTTCAGACCGTAAATGA
- a CDS encoding response regulator transcription factor, translating to MKRILLAEDEEVLRMLVVDTLEDEDYVVDEAADGMEAVQLLKDRTYDLIILDYMMPGYTGLEIIEKIQSSEIKTQGKILMLSAKSQQFEQDRILEAGADYFMAKPFSPLKLIEKIEVILHEAESIHY from the coding sequence ATGAAGCGAATTTTATTAGCGGAAGATGAAGAAGTGTTGCGAATGCTGGTGGTGGACACCCTTGAGGATGAAGATTATGTAGTTGACGAAGCGGCAGACGGAATGGAGGCGGTACAGCTCCTTAAGGACCGTACCTATGACCTGATTATTCTTGATTACATGATGCCTGGGTATACCGGGCTGGAGATCATTGAAAAAATCCAGTCTTCCGAAATAAAAACACAAGGGAAAATCCTCATGTTATCTGCCAAAAGCCAGCAATTTGAACAAGATAGAATATTGGAAGCGGGTGCGGATTATTTTATGGCCAAACCATTCAGCCCGTTAAAGTTAATCGAAAAGATAGAGGTCATTCTGCATGAAGCTGAATCCATACATTACTAA
- a CDS encoding spore coat protein CotJB produces MNKNLDDEYYHLLEQIQAADFVLVELTHYLDTHPTDQQALQQFNQFHEYSKQLKSVFEPKYGPLSGFGNSFGGENKWEWGQGPWPWQV; encoded by the coding sequence ATGAATAAGAACCTGGATGATGAATATTATCATTTGCTGGAACAAATACAGGCTGCGGATTTTGTGCTTGTCGAACTGACACATTATTTGGATACGCATCCTACTGACCAACAAGCACTGCAGCAATTCAATCAATTCCATGAATACTCCAAGCAACTGAAATCGGTTTTTGAACCTAAATACGGTCCATTATCAGGATTCGGAAACAGTTTTGGCGGTGAAAATAAATGGGAATGGGGTCAAGGCCCATGGCCATGGCAGGTATAA
- a CDS encoding GGDEF domain-containing response regulator — protein MEKYKNSLFGNIKNKLSEWLELEDAQTIPGQEVFRFLHSIKGTAGTLQLCGLMSITEQLLDEMDEESDRLWIPSDLRNFLFDLIEHTYEYEHFDEIEIKGKPVRNSQAPLIQIIDDDISMLILLKDILEEQGWMVITNADPVKATNQYFEMQPDCLILDIQLPAKDGFQILHDIHVHNEKYFIPKIMISIQNDKHTRIKAFKMGADDFIGKPIDIDEFIVKMERHIQRKRIFDQSVLIDELTQVYNRRFLEDTLPRHFNDYKRSGQSFTISIIDIDHFKRVNDQYGHAVGDFVLAEFAQFIKSNIRSSDLICRYGGEEFVLIFPDTSNEQAKHKLTRLIKDFSTKEFIHEGQAFSITFSAGVFTVENEHVTPKEALEEADTSLYEAKRTGRAKVESIQQTRFNKKSLNVSVIDDDIIIRTILTKELRSLQVPHFDLNIAVYEDGPSFLNSDRAKEDVGHFLILDGVMPIMDGIEVLQEVKQGSNANFYTVLMLTGRKSTDDIAKALKLGADDYVTKPFSITELKARIERLLTKLI, from the coding sequence ATGGAAAAATACAAAAATAGTCTATTTGGAAATATTAAGAACAAACTGTCTGAATGGCTGGAGCTTGAAGATGCTCAGACCATCCCGGGTCAAGAAGTATTCCGTTTCCTGCATTCTATCAAAGGGACGGCTGGTACGCTGCAATTATGTGGGCTTATGTCAATTACGGAACAGCTGTTAGATGAAATGGATGAAGAAAGTGACCGATTATGGATTCCATCCGATCTTAGGAATTTCCTTTTCGATCTTATTGAACATACATACGAATATGAGCATTTTGATGAAATTGAAATAAAGGGAAAGCCGGTACGTAATTCGCAGGCCCCGCTCATCCAGATCATTGATGATGATATTTCCATGCTGATTTTATTGAAAGATATTCTGGAGGAACAGGGGTGGATGGTGATCACGAATGCCGATCCTGTCAAGGCGACCAATCAATATTTTGAAATGCAGCCAGATTGCCTGATTCTTGATATTCAGCTGCCTGCAAAGGATGGGTTTCAAATCCTTCATGACATTCACGTCCACAATGAGAAATATTTCATTCCGAAAATCATGATCAGCATTCAGAACGATAAGCATACCCGAATAAAAGCATTCAAGATGGGGGCGGATGATTTCATCGGTAAGCCAATCGATATAGATGAGTTTATCGTCAAGATGGAGAGACATATCCAGCGGAAAAGGATTTTTGATCAATCGGTTTTAATAGACGAGTTGACACAAGTATATAACCGGAGATTTCTTGAAGACACACTGCCGCGACATTTCAATGATTATAAGCGTTCAGGGCAGAGCTTTACGATAAGCATCATTGATATAGATCACTTTAAACGGGTGAATGATCAATACGGACATGCGGTGGGAGACTTCGTACTTGCCGAATTTGCCCAATTCATTAAAAGCAATATCAGGAGCTCTGATTTGATTTGCCGCTATGGAGGGGAGGAGTTCGTCCTTATTTTCCCTGATACTTCAAATGAACAAGCGAAGCATAAGCTAACAAGGTTAATCAAGGACTTTTCCACGAAGGAATTCATCCACGAGGGACAAGCATTCTCGATTACATTTTCCGCCGGTGTATTTACGGTTGAAAATGAACACGTTACGCCGAAGGAAGCTCTTGAGGAAGCGGACACTTCTTTATATGAAGCGAAACGAACAGGGCGTGCAAAGGTTGAAAGTATACAGCAAACACGATTTAACAAGAAATCCCTTAATGTGTCCGTGATAGATGACGATATTATCATCCGGACCATCTTAACCAAAGAGTTGCGTTCGCTGCAGGTACCGCACTTCGACTTGAATATTGCCGTTTATGAAGACGGCCCTTCGTTTTTGAATTCCGATCGGGCCAAGGAAGACGTGGGGCATTTCCTGATTCTTGATGGAGTGATGCCGATCATGGATGGAATCGAGGTGCTGCAGGAAGTGAAACAAGGAAGCAATGCTAATTTTTATACCGTACTTATGCTGACAGGAAGAAAAAGTACGGATGATATTGCCAAAGCATTGAAATTAGGTGCAGATGATTATGTAACCAAACCATTCAGCATTACGGAACTTAAGGCAAGGATAGAGCGTCTATTGACAAAGCTGATTTAA